From the genome of Variovorax sp. RA8, one region includes:
- a CDS encoding fatty acid desaturase: MALLPALSAWQWVHGFHWLAYGVMLFLTLGVSVIHHNHAHLRLWRGRCANRFTDFWLTLLQGHPTFVFWPAHVANHHRFRHGPRDVARTYRFGGDTNHLRGYLMHPLQAVAVLYPMFIAWLATLRRHCPGAWRYCMAQYVLWLGSWAALLALDWRRALVFVIVPQLHGLHWLLATNYLQHAHADGRRGGKGGASLDYARNFEGLVNPLLFNIGLHTAHHEHSRVHWSALARLHRERYRARIHPALNERGLLPYMARVFVLGVVWPRFRSRSLMLPGSLPQS, encoded by the coding sequence ATGGCGCTGCTGCCGGCGCTTTCGGCCTGGCAGTGGGTACACGGCTTCCATTGGCTGGCGTATGGCGTGATGCTCTTTCTCACGCTCGGCGTCAGCGTGATCCATCACAACCACGCGCACTTGCGCCTGTGGCGTGGCCGCTGCGCCAACCGCTTCACCGATTTTTGGCTGACGCTGCTGCAGGGTCATCCGACCTTCGTGTTCTGGCCGGCGCATGTGGCCAACCATCACCGCTTCCGGCACGGACCGCGTGACGTGGCGCGCACCTATCGCTTCGGCGGCGACACGAATCATCTCCGGGGCTACCTGATGCATCCGCTGCAGGCGGTGGCCGTGCTCTATCCCATGTTCATCGCCTGGCTGGCGACGCTGCGCCGACACTGCCCCGGCGCATGGCGCTACTGCATGGCGCAGTACGTGCTGTGGCTGGGGAGCTGGGCGGCGCTGTTGGCGCTCGATTGGCGCCGCGCGCTGGTGTTCGTCATCGTGCCGCAGCTGCACGGCCTGCATTGGCTGCTGGCTACCAACTACCTGCAGCACGCCCATGCGGACGGGCGACGGGGCGGGAAGGGCGGCGCCTCTCTCGACTACGCGCGCAACTTCGAAGGCCTGGTCAACCCGCTGCTGTTCAACATCGGCCTGCACACGGCGCACCACGAGCATTCGCGCGTGCACTGGTCGGCGCTGGCGCGGCTGCATCGCGAGCGCTACCGGGCACGCATCCATCCGGCGCTCAACGAGCGCGGGCTGCTCCCCTACATGGCGCGCGTGTTCGTTCTGGGAGTGGTGTGGCCCCGCTTCCGCAGCCGTTCACTGATGCTCCCGGGTTCCCTTCCGCAGTCCTGA